The following is a genomic window from Bacteroidia bacterium.
CGCACCCATTTGGGCCAGTCCTGAAGGTATTGTTCTTTACTCCAGGGAAAAATGCTGGGCGACATGGAAATGATCACTTCCGGATCTGCAGCTTTCAGTTCGGCGTGAATGCGCTGCATAAAGTCATTCATCTTATCTGCCCGCCAGGAAACCCATGCCGTATCGAGCGTATTCCGGGGTGGAAGATTTCCCCCGTGAGCCGCCTGATACATGGACACCGTAAGCGAATCATACCCCGCCTCAGAAGGCAAGGCTGGCAGACGGTCGTCGCCCTGTATCCCGTCTACTTCGTAGTTTTCCACCACTTCTTTCAGCAGCGAAAGCAAAAAGTCCTGCACTTTGGGATCAAAGCCATTCATCCACTGAAAACCATTTTTACTGACGATATTTCCGCTGGTATCGATCGCCGCCCAATGGGGATATTTGCGGATAATCATTCCGCCATCATCTTCCTGATACGAACTGGAAAAGCCAAATTCAAACCATGCAAAAACCTTTATCCCTTTTGCGTGGGCAATTTCGATCAGTTCCTGCAAGGGGTCGCGCCCAGTCAGTTTTGGGTCAATCGCCACGCCAAACCGCTCTTCCATAATTTTGCTGGGGTAGAGCGTATGAGAGCGATTCCAGGTGACGGCGAAAATGGTATTAAAACCGTTTTTTACGCAGAGATCGACAGCATCTTCGAGACCCTGACGGGAAAACATCGCCTCGCTGTCCACATTGGTGAGCCATACGCCACGGGTAGGGGCGGGGCGATTTTCAGCCGGAGGTTGGCAGGAGAGGAGGATCGTTAAAAGAATGATTGTAAGGTAAATGCGCATGTTGGAACAGCAGATTAAGAATAACCAATAATCATAAAGTCACATCTGTCGGAGTTTTTTCTTAAGATACCAAATCACAATTCCGCAATATTGTTTGAGCTTGCCGCTGTGGTCGGGATTAGACCATTCATCTATTAATTCCTTTATTTTTGCTTTCTTCCATTTTTGTTTTTTCAACACAGCCACAATGGCATCCAATGTCTGTTTTCGGTTATACATCAGCATCGCATTATTGAGGCAGATGATTTTGTCGATTTCATCATTCCACTGGCCATTTCCAGATTTTATTTTACCATCATAACTTCCATAGCTTATGCTTTCCTGCAAAGAAATATCGAAAGGCGAAAAAGTTATTTCAGCAGATTCCTTTGACTTGTCACAATGGGTATTACCATTGATGCTTCCGGGACAACATATCACCATATTGGTATAATCCAACTGTTTATGAGGATGATTTTCCCGGCTCTTTATATGCTCAATTTTAGATGTTTCTGATTCTCCCAGATCTTTTTTAGAAACTGGTATCTCTCTCATACAATAAGCGCAAATATACCCCTGCTCTTTCAATAAGGCATTTCTCAACTCCGGTATTGGTTCATAATGATTAAAACCCGGAGTCATTCTTTTAGCTTTCCACTCAAGAGGCTCAACCTCCTTCTTAATCCGTATCACCGTCCTGTTCGGTTAAAAAGTTTAACATGGCCTCAGCTTTTGCTAATTCAGGAAGGTTACCCCCAAACTCTCTTTGCATTTCGGTGAGTTTATCAAACGCCTGAATATATTCATCATTATCAATGAAGCCAAAAAGCGTTGTGAGGCGATCTTCGACTTCCTGATAACGTGGTGTAACGCCAAGTACAGCCTGAATGATTGTAGAGGCATCAAGTCCATAGGTTTGAATTTTTTTTGCGCTGTATCCCTCTTTAGAAGAATATTCCAGTTTGATAATTTTATTTCCTTCATCCTGCGGAATCCCGGTCATGATCATAGGTGCGTGTGAGGTAATAACAAACTGTAGTTTCGGGAATGCGTTTTGAAGGCCCTTTACCACTTTAGATTGAAGTGTAGGATGAAGATGCAGATCAATTTCATCAATCAGTACTGTCCCCTCAGTCTTTATACAGGCATTTAAACCAAATATTCCTTTGTTTAAAAGCATACAGCGAAAACTGAGATCAAGTATAATATTTACCAGTCGCCTTAGCCCGTCAGAGAGGTTTGCAGTATCTGTAACACGACCGTCATTCAGGTAGTAAAAGACATGGCCCTGAATCGGTCTTATGTGTACATCACGAAGAATATCACATCCGTTTTCACCTAAAGCATTTATAAGTGCATTTATAACCCCCTGTACTTCCATTTCGCCTATATTCCCCTCTTTTAAGACCAATAGGCGGGTTGTCCAATAATCGAGAAAGCCATCTCCCTGGAGACATTCGTAGTATCCAAATGAGGGTTTATGTTCATATCTTTTAAACGGAGTAGAAGAGATTTTTCGGGATGAATGGATATCAGATGTCGAAAACTTTGCAAATAAAGGCAAGGCATTTATTTGTTTTCCATCTCTAAAGAGATTTTTATACATACTAGCCCCTAAAACATTTATGGGCGTCAGCGGCTTTTGAAGTGTCCTTCCCTTTTTTGAGTGAAGTTCAAGGGATGCAGATTGTCCTAAAAATTCGAATGCTACCTTAATCTCCTTTTCGTTTGCTAGACCTGTTTCGGATTCTTCTTTTCGGAAATCATCTTTGGAAAGACCAGTGAACCGGGTGTTTTCATCACTGAAACCGATAAAAAATGAGTTTAGCACCGAACTAATAGCCCGAATTAAGGTCGTCTTACCACTTGCATTATCCCCAATCAACAAATTGACTCTATCGGAAAAATCTAGGTGTAGATAACTGAAGCAACGGTAGTTAAATAATTCGATTTCCTTCATTCTACTAGTGATGATTGTTTACTCTCAAAATTAAATATGTACGTCTTCTCATCGGAAATTTATCAAAAAACTGGATATTATAACATACGCCCTTTATTTTGGATACTTCTCCGCCATATAGTCCAGCGAAGCCTGGCTCAGCTCTTTCAACACATCCATATCGATATCGCTGAGCTTATTGACGTAAAGGCAGGATTTGCCGGTTTTGTATTTGCCGAGGCGGGTCATGATTTCTTCATACCGATCAAACCCGGCCATGATGTAGAGCGTAAGGTTTTGTTTGCGGGGAGAAAAACCAATCCGAAAGAAATCTCCTTCCCGGCCACTCTCATACTTGTAGTGATAATCACCAAACCCGACAATGCTTGGGCCCCACATTTTGGGAGCCTCACCCGTGAGGGTTTCCATCATTTTCAATACGGTGAAACAGTCCGCTTTCCGGTGGTCAGGTTCTACCCCATTGAGAAATTCGGTGACGCTTTGTGAGGTTTTTTTAGTTTTGTTTTCAGCCATAGCTTTACGATTAAGGCTTTTGAATATACATTTTTCAGGTTTTATAAGGCGAATACTGGTAATATTTGGGCCGGGAATCGAGCCGTATATGCAGCCAGTATACGCCCAACCCTGATGTACTCACCCATAGTTTATGGTTGCTGAGTTTTCGGCTGATTTCTGCTGAAAGGCACTGTAAGAGGGCCTGCTGCTGCGCAAAGGGTGCGTTTCGCACAAAATTTGCAATATGCGAATAGGCTGCAATTTCTGCTATTTCCGGTGCAGGTACTACCAGAAAAGCATCTCCACCCAGATTGGGAAATGCAGCCACACCCGGATAGGCCGAAGGTCTGCCAAAATAATCGCCAAATGCCTGTCTTTCAGGTGTTACTTTTGCCAATGCCGGACTATCTACCAGCACAAATTCAAAGTCCTGATCAAAGGTATCGGCAGTTACAGGAAGTGTTTCCCAGAAAAAAGCGCTGAAGGAAGAGTCTGCAAGTAACCGGAGGAAATAGGTCCGGAATACTTCGTCATTTGCCCACAGAGAAACAACCTCGCTCCATGAAAGCGGTTTTCCATCATTCAGAAGAATAAACTTTCTGGTGTGCGGATTTACGATGGTTTCTGTATGTCCAATATCCATATGCAAATATAAATAACCAACAAAGGAATATCTTGTGATTCTGATGTTTTTCAATAAATTGAGTTTTGTTCTGTACCCCCGAAAATTACAGCCCCATGTCCGCCATTTTCATCATCGGTACCTGCGATACCAAATCCTCCGAACTGATATTCCTCCGCACCGTGCTGGAAAAGGAAGGAATTGAGGCAAAAATTGTCGATGTAAGTACAAAAAGGCATCCAATCTCCGCAGATATTTCCAATCTGAGTCTGGCAGTACATCACCCTATGGGTGAGGCCCTACTTGATCTTCCTGACAGGGGCGAAGCGATCACGGCAATGGGTGAGGCACTACAATCTTTTCTGCTGAATACCAGCGGACTGTCGGGTGTCATCGGCATTGGTGGTTCGGGGGGAACCGCACTTATTACGCATGCATTCAAAGCACTTCCGGTCGGGCTTCCCAAAATTATGGTTTCCACCATGGCATCCGGCAATACACGGCCATTTGTAGAAGCGACGGATATCATGATGGTGTACTCTGTCACTGACCTTGCCGGACTGAATTCGATCTCCCGCACTATCCTGGCCAATGCTGCACAGGCACTGGCAGGCATGCTCAATGGAAAACCGCAGGTGATTGCAGATGTAAAACCAGCCCTTGGCATGACGATGTTTGGTGTTACCACTCCGTGTGTCCAGCACATTCGATCGCATTTTGAAGATCAGTTTGACTGTGTGATTTTCCACGCCACGGGTATCGGCGGCCAGTCATTTGAAAAGCTGATTTCCTCCGGAATGATGCGTTATGTGATTGACGTTACCCTGACCGAAATCTGCGATCATCTGATGGGAGGTGTGCTGAGTGCGGGAGAGTCCCGTCTCGATGCCATCATTCATACAAAAATCCCTTATATAGGTTCGGTCGGTGCCCTTGACATGGTAAATTTTGGCCCGCTGGACTCTGTGCCGGAGCAATACAGCCACCGCAACCTCTACAAACACAATGCTGCCGTAACCTTGATGCGCACCACACCCGAAGAAAATGTCCTGATGGGAGAATGGATTGCCGCCAAACTCAACCGGATGGAAGGCCCGGTAAGATTCCTTTTGCCGGAAAAAGGCGTTTCGCTGATCGACAGTCCGGGCAAACCGTTTTACGATCCGGAAGCAAACCAGGCTTTGTTTGAAACTTTGGAAAAACACGTAATTCAGACTGAAAACCGGCAGATTATTCGTCTGCCCTACGAAATCAACGATCCGGCATTTGCCGAAGCACTTATAGAATCATTTAACCAACTTCATCCGACAATATGATACTTGAATGGAAACGGGAGGAAATCCTGGCAGGATTCAGAGCAAAAGTCGCCAAAGGCGAGCCCATCATCGGCGGCGGAGCCGGAACCGGCATATCCGCAAAATGCGAAGAGGCCGGCGACATTGACCTGATCATCATCTACAACTCCGGTCGCTACCGGATGGCAGGCCGCGGCTCTCTCGCCGGGCTGATGGCCTACGGCAACGCCAACGATGTGGTGCTCGACATGGCCAAAGAAGTCCTGCCTGTCGTCAAAAAAACGCCCGTACTCGCCGGAGTCAATGGCACCGATCCTTTTGTAGTGATGCCTCGCTTTCTCAAAAAAATCAAAGAAACCGGTTTTGCCGGCGTTCAGAATTTCCCGACCATTGGCCTTTTTGACGGACTCATGCGCCAAAACCTCGAGGAGACCGGCATGAGTTATCAGCTCGAAGTGGAAATGATTCATATTGCCAGCCAAATGGATTTGCTCACTACGCCCTACGTCTTTTCTGCCTCTGAAACCGAAGATATGGTAAAGGCTGGCGCCGATATCATCGTCTGCCACATGGGCCTTACAACCAAAGGAAGTATCGGCGCGGCAACTGCCAAAACCCTTGACCAAAGCGTAGAGTTGATCAATGAGTGGGCGGAAATTGCGAAAAGTATTCGCGAAGATGTATTATTGCTTTGCCACGGTGGCCCTATCGCCATGCCCGAAGATGCAGAATATGTACTAAAAAGATGTCCGGGAATCCACGGGTTTTATGGAGCCAGCAGCATGGAACGCCTTCCTACGGAAATCGCGATTACCGAACAGATTAAAGCCTTTAAAGATATCCGCTTATGACAGATGGCAAATTTTTTAAAACCGACGGCCAACAGTGGAAGCCCGGCGCTTTAGGAA
Proteins encoded in this region:
- a CDS encoding family 10 glycosylhydrolase — protein: MRIYLTIILLTILLSCQPPAENRPAPTRGVWLTNVDSEAMFSRQGLEDAVDLCVKNGFNTIFAVTWNRSHTLYPSKIMEERFGVAIDPKLTGRDPLQELIEIAHAKGIKVFAWFEFGFSSSYQEDDGGMIIRKYPHWAAIDTSGNIVSKNGFQWMNGFDPKVQDFLLSLLKEVVENYEVDGIQGDDRLPALPSEAGYDSLTVSMYQAAHGGNLPPRNTLDTAWVSWRADKMNDFMQRIHAELKAADPEVIISMSPSIFPWSKEQYLQDWPKWVREGWIDMVCPQVYRYDIEKYRGELRKIVEEQVPPEKRSMVVPGILLKVGDYYASEEFLQEMIEENRKYGLEGEVFFFYEGLKRHPAYFEGLYQ
- a CDS encoding AAA family ATPase; its protein translation is MKEIELFNYRCFSYLHLDFSDRVNLLIGDNASGKTTLIRAISSVLNSFFIGFSDENTRFTGLSKDDFRKEESETGLANEKEIKVAFEFLGQSASLELHSKKGRTLQKPLTPINVLGASMYKNLFRDGKQINALPLFAKFSTSDIHSSRKISSTPFKRYEHKPSFGYYECLQGDGFLDYWTTRLLVLKEGNIGEMEVQGVINALINALGENGCDILRDVHIRPIQGHVFYYLNDGRVTDTANLSDGLRRLVNIILDLSFRCMLLNKGIFGLNACIKTEGTVLIDEIDLHLHPTLQSKVVKGLQNAFPKLQFVITSHAPMIMTGIPQDEGNKIIKLEYSSKEGYSAKKIQTYGLDASTIIQAVLGVTPRYQEVEDRLTTLFGFIDNDEYIQAFDKLTEMQREFGGNLPELAKAEAMLNFLTEQDGDTD
- a CDS encoding DUF1801 domain-containing protein; this encodes MAENKTKKTSQSVTEFLNGVEPDHRKADCFTVLKMMETLTGEAPKMWGPSIVGFGDYHYKYESGREGDFFRIGFSPRKQNLTLYIMAGFDRYEEIMTRLGKYKTGKSCLYVNKLSDIDMDVLKELSQASLDYMAEKYPK
- a CDS encoding Tm-1-like ATP-binding domain-containing protein, with product MSAIFIIGTCDTKSSELIFLRTVLEKEGIEAKIVDVSTKRHPISADISNLSLAVHHPMGEALLDLPDRGEAITAMGEALQSFLLNTSGLSGVIGIGGSGGTALITHAFKALPVGLPKIMVSTMASGNTRPFVEATDIMMVYSVTDLAGLNSISRTILANAAQALAGMLNGKPQVIADVKPALGMTMFGVTTPCVQHIRSHFEDQFDCVIFHATGIGGQSFEKLISSGMMRYVIDVTLTEICDHLMGGVLSAGESRLDAIIHTKIPYIGSVGALDMVNFGPLDSVPEQYSHRNLYKHNAAVTLMRTTPEENVLMGEWIAAKLNRMEGPVRFLLPEKGVSLIDSPGKPFYDPEANQALFETLEKHVIQTENRQIIRLPYEINDPAFAEALIESFNQLHPTI
- a CDS encoding phosphoenolpyruvate hydrolase family protein; its protein translation is MILEWKREEILAGFRAKVAKGEPIIGGGAGTGISAKCEEAGDIDLIIIYNSGRYRMAGRGSLAGLMAYGNANDVVLDMAKEVLPVVKKTPVLAGVNGTDPFVVMPRFLKKIKETGFAGVQNFPTIGLFDGLMRQNLEETGMSYQLEVEMIHIASQMDLLTTPYVFSASETEDMVKAGADIIVCHMGLTTKGSIGAATAKTLDQSVELINEWAEIAKSIREDVLLLCHGGPIAMPEDAEYVLKRCPGIHGFYGASSMERLPTEIAITEQIKAFKDIRL